One part of the Mangrovibacillus cuniculi genome encodes these proteins:
- a CDS encoding tyrosine-type recombinase/integrase, whose amino-acid sequence MSNETYWKLAVVLPNEETEEIVNDFLLNMKIKNHSKGSIIVYRRFLTHFFSDFTESYKNISSEEIWEWYQRKQNHVKETTLSLRLSILSSFYVFCIQEDYIESSPMKFRWFPRLPQPVPRYLTNGEEAKVRHGIENFSLRERTLFEFILSSGCRVGEVSSLNREDIDLESRTAKVTGKGKKIRFVHFSEKAALLLEKYLEATKNISPQSLFVTSTGKRLGIRAIQTNMKTVGDTIGTRVYPHRLRHTFATNLLAKGAEISFISEELGHSDLSTTQIYARLPDKSIISLYKKYMG is encoded by the coding sequence ATGAGTAATGAAACCTATTGGAAATTAGCAGTAGTGCTACCTAATGAAGAAACGGAAGAGATAGTGAATGATTTTTTGCTTAATATGAAGATTAAAAACCACTCAAAAGGATCTATTATTGTCTATAGACGCTTTTTAACACATTTCTTTTCTGATTTTACAGAGTCGTATAAAAATATATCCTCAGAAGAGATTTGGGAATGGTATCAAAGAAAGCAAAATCATGTGAAAGAAACGACGTTGAGCTTGCGACTTAGTATCCTTTCATCTTTTTATGTATTTTGTATTCAGGAAGACTATATAGAAAGCAGTCCAATGAAATTTAGATGGTTTCCACGATTACCACAACCTGTTCCACGTTACCTTACTAATGGAGAAGAGGCTAAAGTTCGTCATGGAATAGAGAATTTTTCACTTAGAGAAAGAACATTATTTGAGTTTATTTTATCATCGGGGTGTAGGGTAGGAGAAGTAAGTAGTTTAAATAGAGAAGATATTGACCTTGAATCTCGTACAGCCAAAGTAACAGGAAAGGGAAAGAAGATACGATTTGTACATTTTTCTGAAAAAGCAGCGTTACTCTTAGAAAAATACTTAGAGGCAACAAAGAACATCTCACCTCAATCATTGTTTGTTACTTCTACGGGTAAGAGGCTCGGTATTAGAGCCATACAAACAAATATGAAAACTGTCGGTGACACTATTGGAACAAGAGTGTATCCACACCGTTTGCGTCATACGTTTGCTACAAACTTATTAGCAAAAGGAGCTGAAATTTCTTTCATTTCAGAAGAACTAGGGCACTCCGATCTATCTACAACTCAAATCTATGCTAGATTACCGGATAAAAGTATAATCTCCTTATACAAGAAATACATGGGGTAG
- the xerS gene encoding tyrosine recombinase XerS, producing the protein MAQQSRERLKHSHRLEELVEHMPDYVWEYVQAKKRLDYSPSSLLGYMHDFQLFFQWLITESIAKDCKEIKEIPYTVLESLKKAEVESFFDYLREPYKKNEYETITRSSERVLRIQNALKSLFNYLTTETEIETGENQGECYFYRNVMAKIKTKKKAETKSSRAKRISSDMISRNVFIEFMEFLDKEYVTLRDNNDNLLLSEREKKLYERDKERFMALYAVAFGSGVRVSELCNITLSDIDFKKETIDVIRKGNKRDTILISKLGLEYLNKYLSIRQERYKPAKENKYVFLTKYNGKANPISPRTVQSSLKRHTTAFNETGKSISPHKLRHSFASEWILNGGDLVTLRDQLGQNSIETTSLYTNISLDEARRIMNKMDEE; encoded by the coding sequence ATGGCTCAACAATCTAGAGAACGATTAAAGCATAGTCATAGATTAGAAGAGTTAGTCGAACACATGCCAGACTATGTGTGGGAGTATGTTCAAGCAAAAAAACGCTTGGACTACTCCCCTTCTTCTCTTCTTGGATATATGCATGACTTTCAACTGTTCTTCCAGTGGTTAATTACAGAATCAATAGCAAAGGATTGCAAAGAAATAAAAGAGATCCCTTACACTGTTCTGGAATCGTTAAAGAAGGCTGAAGTAGAATCTTTCTTTGACTACCTTAGAGAGCCTTATAAGAAGAATGAATATGAAACTATTACAAGAAGTTCAGAACGTGTCCTACGCATCCAAAATGCCCTTAAATCCCTCTTTAACTACTTAACTACCGAAACGGAAATTGAGACTGGTGAGAATCAAGGAGAATGCTACTTCTATCGCAATGTAATGGCTAAGATAAAGACAAAGAAAAAAGCAGAAACGAAAAGTAGTCGTGCTAAGCGTATAAGCAGCGATATGATTAGTAGGAATGTTTTTATTGAGTTCATGGAGTTTTTAGATAAGGAATACGTTACACTTCGTGACAATAACGATAATCTGCTGTTAAGTGAACGGGAAAAGAAATTGTATGAACGTGACAAAGAAAGGTTTATGGCGCTGTATGCGGTGGCTTTCGGAAGCGGTGTTCGAGTATCGGAGTTATGTAACATTACGCTTTCTGATATTGATTTTAAGAAAGAAACAATAGATGTCATTCGTAAAGGAAATAAGCGTGACACTATCTTAATTAGCAAGTTAGGGCTTGAATACTTAAACAAGTATTTATCTATAAGACAGGAACGGTATAAGCCTGCAAAAGAGAACAAATACGTCTTTCTAACCAAGTATAACGGTAAAGCTAACCCTATCTCCCCTAGAACCGTTCAGAGTAGCTTAAAACGGCACACAACGGCTTTTAACGAGACTGGGAAAAGTATTAGTCCGCACAAACTTAGACACTCCTTCGCAAGCGAATGGATTCTAAATGGTGGGGATCTCGTTACTTTACGTGACCAACTAGGACAAAATTCTATTGAAACGACTTCTCTATACACTAATATTTCTTTAGATGAAGCAAGGAGAATTATGAATAAGATGGATGAAGAATGA
- a CDS encoding tyrosine-type recombinase/integrase: protein MGNLENKTVNTSLQKLIDEYLLSLKLSNKAEQTLQKYEWVLNRFFREVTVTLDELTSLHVHQWLQEFSKGKKARTIDLFLCVLSSFFQFCLLEGYMDRVVMKKRWKPKIPHSLPKYLSEEEFARVKKASESFSTRDRALLLFLFSSGCRSAEVSSLKIKDVVLSKRTADVVGKGKKIRQVHFSVECLLLLEEYLDTREIQDEDYLFLNRRNQQLKPDGIYEVVRKIGKRAELSFTLHPHCCRHTFATNMLARGASIEFIADELGHADLNTTRVYARIPTEEMRTQYQNKMG, encoded by the coding sequence ATGGGAAATCTAGAAAATAAAACAGTGAATACTAGTCTGCAAAAATTAATAGACGAGTATTTGTTAAGTCTAAAACTATCTAATAAAGCTGAACAAACTCTTCAAAAGTATGAATGGGTGTTAAATCGGTTTTTTCGAGAAGTTACAGTAACTTTAGACGAGCTTACTTCTTTACATGTACATCAATGGCTACAAGAATTTTCTAAGGGAAAGAAAGCACGTACGATCGATTTGTTTCTATGTGTATTATCATCTTTCTTTCAATTCTGCTTGCTAGAGGGATACATGGATAGAGTAGTTATGAAAAAACGATGGAAACCGAAAATACCTCATTCCTTACCAAAATACTTGTCAGAAGAAGAGTTTGCTAGAGTTAAAAAGGCTTCTGAATCCTTCTCTACACGTGATAGAGCCTTATTGCTGTTTCTTTTCTCCTCTGGATGTCGAAGTGCAGAAGTATCTAGCTTAAAAATAAAAGATGTTGTTCTTTCGAAGCGAACTGCAGATGTTGTAGGAAAAGGTAAGAAGATTAGGCAGGTTCACTTCTCTGTAGAATGTTTACTATTATTAGAAGAATATTTGGATACTAGAGAGATACAAGACGAGGACTATTTGTTTTTAAATAGACGAAACCAACAATTAAAACCGGATGGTATTTATGAAGTAGTTCGTAAGATCGGGAAAAGGGCAGAACTTTCTTTCACTCTTCATCCACATTGTTGTAGACACACATTTGCTACAAACATGTTAGCCAGAGGTGCGAGTATTGAATTTATCGCAGATGAATTAGGTCATGCAGATTTAAATACAACTAGAGTATATGCAAGAATTCCAACGGAAGAAATGAGAACACAGTATCAAAATAAAATGGGGTGA
- a CDS encoding tyrosine-type recombinase/integrase codes for MKTEEIVSFIRTFKNSYQARLDEKTLKIYSSSISYFLRYQDSPISTIMPKDIRNWMVHLETKGYQPATIARELFAIKLLFQFCVEEKICVKNPAHSFKPPKIPDNIPYYLDKFQVQKLRNLTEENIMERSIIELLYSSGVRISELVKIQLEDIDWELRTIHIRSGKRKKGRIVVYTAVCAEYLRSYVDNRKDGLPYLYINSYSTNALHARTIQVWFQGYSQLVDFHVSPHVLRHTFAAHLAEKGMPLIGIQTLLGHVDPRQTETYARLYHHARKEIYDVLM; via the coding sequence GTGAAAACAGAAGAGATAGTTTCGTTTATTCGGACATTTAAAAATAGCTATCAAGCAAGATTAGATGAGAAAACTCTAAAAATTTATAGTAGTTCCATTTCTTATTTCCTGAGGTATCAAGATAGCCCTATTTCAACTATTATGCCAAAAGACATTCGAAATTGGATGGTCCATTTAGAAACAAAAGGGTATCAACCAGCAACTATTGCACGAGAATTGTTCGCAATCAAACTATTATTTCAATTCTGTGTGGAAGAAAAAATCTGTGTGAAGAATCCTGCTCACTCTTTTAAACCTCCCAAAATTCCAGACAATATACCGTATTATTTAGACAAATTTCAGGTACAGAAATTGCGTAATTTAACAGAAGAAAATATAATGGAGCGTTCTATTATAGAATTACTCTATTCATCAGGGGTGAGGATTAGTGAACTGGTAAAAATACAACTAGAGGATATTGATTGGGAGTTGCGTACTATACACATTCGTTCTGGGAAGAGAAAGAAGGGAAGGATAGTAGTTTATACGGCTGTTTGTGCGGAATATTTACGAAGTTATGTAGATAATCGAAAGGATGGTTTACCATACCTATACATCAACTCATACAGTACTAATGCACTACATGCACGAACTATTCAGGTGTGGTTCCAAGGATATTCTCAACTTGTAGACTTTCATGTAAGTCCGCATGTGTTAAGACATACGTTTGCTGCACATCTAGCAGAAAAAGGAATGCCATTAATAGGAATTCAAACTTTACTGGGACATGTAGATCCAAGACAAACAGAAACATATGCAAGGCTCTATCATCATGCTCGTAAGGAAATTTATGATGTGCTTATGTGA
- a CDS encoding C40 family peptidase, translating into MKKLVTFVTLFLFSISFYSVGHAKESQGESLVEYAKKFIGVPYAFGGTTPSAFDCSGFMLYVYKEFGISLPRTSASQSLEGQAVAKSDLQPGDLVFFANTYKSGVSHAGIYIGDNKFISATSSKGVKIDSINDPYYWGSRYHSARRVLSDVSFSASDLPTLPAGQYHDVTSKHWAFSAITSLGQQGIISGYDHSIFEPSNDIKRSEVAKMIADKLNLKPSSSSQFSDVPSTHWAFGYINTLAEQGLMGGYGNDRFLPNQAITRGEIAALFTRVFAFSANNAGKAKNFHDISNHWAKNSISELSSHNIVTGYNDGTFKPNNSSTRAEFSVFLYRVQ; encoded by the coding sequence TTGAAGAAACTTGTCACATTCGTGACTCTTTTCCTATTTTCTATCTCGTTCTATTCAGTAGGACATGCGAAAGAATCTCAGGGTGAGAGTTTAGTAGAGTATGCAAAGAAGTTTATTGGAGTACCATATGCCTTCGGAGGAACCACTCCAAGTGCATTTGATTGTTCAGGATTTATGCTATATGTATACAAAGAATTTGGTATTAGCTTACCTAGAACCTCTGCATCTCAATCTCTTGAGGGACAAGCTGTAGCAAAAAGCGATCTTCAACCTGGAGACTTAGTTTTTTTTGCAAATACATATAAATCAGGAGTTTCACACGCCGGTATATACATTGGAGATAACAAGTTTATATCTGCTACTTCCTCAAAAGGAGTAAAGATAGATTCCATCAACGATCCATATTATTGGGGAAGCCGTTACCATAGTGCTCGCCGAGTATTATCAGATGTATCATTCTCTGCATCAGATTTACCTACGTTGCCAGCCGGACAATATCATGATGTAACTTCTAAACATTGGGCATTTTCAGCTATTACTTCATTAGGTCAACAAGGTATCATTTCTGGATACGATCACAGCATCTTTGAGCCTTCAAATGATATTAAGCGTTCTGAAGTGGCAAAGATGATTGCAGACAAGTTAAATTTAAAACCTAGCTCTTCATCTCAATTTTCTGATGTACCATCAACTCATTGGGCATTTGGATACATTAACACTTTGGCTGAACAAGGCTTAATGGGTGGTTATGGAAATGATCGTTTCCTACCTAACCAAGCTATCACTCGTGGTGAAATAGCAGCGTTATTCACAAGAGTTTTTGCTTTTTCCGCTAACAATGCTGGTAAAGCAAAGAACTTTCATGACATATCAAATCATTGGGCAAAGAATTCTATTTCAGAATTAAGCTCTCACAATATTGTTACAGGATACAACGACGGAACATTTAAACCGAATAATTCTTCTACACGTGCAGAGTTCTCTGTATTCTTATATCGTGTACAATAA
- a CDS encoding S-layer homology domain-containing protein has protein sequence MAYQPKKHRKFLATSLSAAMVASAVAPVAGFAANFSDLDESNQFFEQISALVEAGVLTGNSDGTFNPTGSLTRAEAAVIVSKLLGLEEDTTSASKFSDVKEGQWWTGYINAAAEAGIIAGYNGKFNPSDVLTRQDFAVIMAKAYALELKEGYEGSFSDVPAGAYYEEAVNILASHEIILGTGDGKFGVDGKMQRQHVALMAYKADIAFGDLLEKPVMDEEAPVLAYDGELELTVANGAEFTLPEVTATDNVDEEVEVFYTLTDAEGNDLEAIDTLIAGEYTLTYFAEDAAGNVSEELVITVTVESALPEVTGVSATNLKEFTVSFNQAVDADTVVEANFTIGGNNAADVVLSEDKKSVKVVIADANVSSVQPASYAVVVKDVKSAKGEAIVKYTENLKVFDNTVPTASAVKLVGPNKFEITFNEPVKTAGTVKVNNGTYAATVSPLNGSNVVTVTLAASSLPNGDYTISLAGFKDYAGFQIDATELTLNYAKETSIPTATVTSASQTEVKVTFDREVTLDATNSLKDYFYHTFSAWSPDTVTTTDNKTFTLTFTTYPIPEGTTNLVVKNKGLAASSEIKDAWGNKLESNITLPVTVTADKTSPTVDSVKVTNEKTVELYFSESMNVSKVEDETNFKVVDAEGKAVATGFTNSYDAVNKKVTLTFDSKLTGGNYTVEVKGQEDTALTANALATVTLPFTITDKTPIDPDANATDVVVTAVEESAADNSDIIYVTYAEKMSTTGQYSVLNAANYLLAGAALPANSTLELFGTTGKVVKITIPKADQQTVVGGTLTVGRVADLAGNTTTKLAYDRVVGTESAPTVTAVKQTGANTVEIVVNKPLKVVLASGFTTTNGALASIDSWSINSSNETVIKATVLGADASSATNTADILTAFNVAADILVSETGVKMAASDVSGLIADFRAPELEGTSAIADGVAADDNTFTINFTEDLTTTNETFFAQDLVITDVNGNVLVAGVDYTTAVDAVDASLLVVTVVNGDGKKYNVKSKESVTYIKDDANSNKAKAFTTAKEVTIN, from the coding sequence ATGGCTTACCAACCAAAAAAACACCGTAAGTTCTTAGCAACATCATTATCTGCTGCAATGGTAGCATCTGCAGTAGCACCAGTAGCTGGATTCGCAGCTAACTTCTCAGATCTAGATGAGAGCAACCAATTCTTCGAGCAAATCTCTGCTCTAGTTGAAGCAGGAGTATTAACAGGAAACAGCGATGGAACTTTCAATCCAACTGGATCTTTAACTCGTGCTGAAGCTGCAGTTATCGTTTCTAAACTTTTAGGTTTAGAAGAAGATACTACTTCTGCTTCTAAGTTCTCTGATGTTAAAGAAGGCCAATGGTGGACTGGATACATCAACGCAGCTGCTGAAGCTGGAATCATTGCTGGATACAACGGCAAATTCAACCCTAGCGACGTTCTAACTCGTCAAGACTTCGCTGTAATCATGGCAAAAGCTTACGCGCTTGAGCTTAAAGAAGGTTATGAAGGTTCTTTCTCTGACGTACCAGCAGGTGCTTATTATGAGGAAGCTGTAAATATCCTTGCTTCTCACGAAATCATCCTAGGTACTGGCGATGGTAAATTCGGAGTAGATGGTAAAATGCAACGTCAACACGTAGCGTTAATGGCTTACAAAGCTGATATCGCTTTCGGTGATCTTCTTGAGAAGCCAGTAATGGACGAAGAAGCTCCAGTACTAGCTTATGATGGAGAACTTGAGTTAACTGTAGCTAACGGTGCTGAGTTCACTCTTCCAGAAGTAACTGCTACTGACAATGTTGATGAAGAAGTTGAAGTATTCTACACACTAACAGACGCTGAAGGTAACGATCTTGAAGCAATCGATACTTTAATTGCTGGTGAGTATACGTTAACTTACTTTGCAGAAGATGCTGCTGGTAACGTTTCTGAAGAATTAGTTATCACAGTTACTGTTGAGAGTGCTCTTCCTGAGGTTACTGGGGTAAGTGCAACTAACCTTAAAGAGTTTACTGTAAGCTTCAACCAAGCAGTTGACGCTGATACTGTAGTTGAAGCTAACTTTACTATCGGTGGAAATAATGCTGCTGATGTAGTTTTATCTGAAGATAAAAAATCTGTTAAAGTTGTAATCGCTGATGCTAATGTATCTTCTGTACAACCTGCCAGCTATGCAGTAGTTGTTAAGGATGTAAAATCAGCTAAAGGTGAAGCAATTGTTAAATATACAGAAAATTTAAAAGTTTTTGATAACACAGTTCCTACTGCTAGCGCTGTGAAATTAGTTGGACCTAATAAGTTTGAAATCACTTTTAATGAGCCAGTAAAAACTGCAGGTACTGTTAAAGTAAATAACGGTACGTATGCTGCGACAGTATCACCATTAAATGGTTCTAACGTAGTAACAGTTACTCTAGCTGCTTCATCTTTACCTAATGGAGATTACACTATCTCATTAGCTGGATTCAAAGATTATGCTGGTTTCCAAATTGATGCGACTGAACTTACATTAAACTACGCTAAAGAAACTTCTATTCCTACGGCAACAGTTACATCAGCTTCACAAACTGAAGTTAAAGTAACGTTTGATAGAGAAGTAACTCTTGATGCAACTAATAGTTTAAAAGATTATTTCTATCACACTTTCAGTGCTTGGAGCCCTGACACAGTTACAACAACTGATAACAAAACATTCACTTTAACTTTCACAACTTATCCAATTCCTGAAGGTACAACTAATTTAGTTGTTAAAAATAAAGGTCTAGCAGCAAGTTCTGAAATTAAAGATGCTTGGGGTAACAAGTTAGAGTCAAACATTACTTTACCTGTTACAGTTACTGCGGATAAAACATCTCCAACAGTTGATAGTGTTAAAGTAACTAATGAAAAAACTGTTGAATTATACTTCTCTGAATCTATGAACGTTTCTAAAGTTGAAGATGAAACTAACTTTAAAGTTGTAGATGCTGAAGGTAAAGCAGTTGCTACTGGATTTACTAACAGTTATGATGCTGTTAATAAGAAAGTTACATTAACTTTCGATTCTAAACTAACTGGTGGTAATTATACAGTAGAAGTAAAAGGTCAAGAAGATACTGCTCTTACTGCAAATGCGTTAGCAACTGTAACATTACCATTTACAATTACTGATAAGACTCCTATTGATCCAGATGCTAATGCTACTGATGTTGTTGTAACAGCTGTAGAAGAATCAGCTGCTGATAATTCAGATATCATCTATGTAACATATGCTGAAAAAATGTCTACTACTGGACAATACTCAGTTTTAAATGCTGCTAATTATCTTCTTGCAGGAGCTGCTTTACCAGCTAATAGTACTTTAGAGTTATTTGGTACAACTGGTAAGGTTGTAAAGATTACTATTCCTAAAGCTGACCAACAAACTGTTGTAGGTGGAACGCTAACTGTTGGACGTGTAGCTGACTTGGCTGGTAACACTACAACTAAACTTGCTTATGATAGAGTAGTAGGTACTGAATCTGCACCAACTGTTACAGCAGTTAAACAAACAGGTGCTAATACAGTTGAAATCGTTGTTAATAAACCTTTGAAAGTAGTTTTAGCTTCAGGTTTCACAACAACAAATGGTGCATTAGCATCTATTGATAGCTGGTCAATTAATTCTAGTAACGAAACAGTAATTAAAGCGACTGTGTTAGGAGCTGATGCTTCTTCAGCTACTAATACTGCTGATATTCTAACTGCGTTTAACGTAGCTGCTGATATCTTAGTTTCTGAAACGGGAGTTAAGATGGCTGCAAGTGATGTTTCTGGACTAATTGCAGATTTCCGTGCTCCTGAGTTAGAGGGAACTTCAGCTATTGCTGATGGTGTTGCGGCGGATGACAATACTTTCACTATTAACTTCACAGAAGATTTAACAACAACAAATGAAACGTTCTTTGCTCAAGACTTAGTAATTACTGATGTAAATGGTAACGTACTAGTTGCAGGTGTGGATTACACTACAGCTGTAGATGCAGTTGATGCTTCTCTATTAGTAGTAACTGTTGTAAATGGAGATGGCAAAAAGTATAACGTTAAATCTAAAGAATCAGTAACATACATTAAAGATGATGCTAATAGTAATAAAGCTAAAGCTTTCACTACAGCTAAAGAAGTTACTATTAACTAA
- a CDS encoding S8 family peptidase, producing the protein MKKWMTTATLLLLIGLGLVPTAKGEETIRINVAFQESVTASYLSEKGIKVIHEFDSISVATAEVTAEQKVTLENDAFIKWIEEDTTVQLTAQQKDWGYTVVQSQHNVDKGKRYTGAGVKVGVIDTGINKNHPDLKIAGGISFIEGVNSYDDPNGHGTHVAGIIAALDNTIGVVGIAPDVELFAIRSLASNGYGNQSDIVAGVDWAIKQGLDIINLSVTTSQGSSALREIIEKAYEQGMIVVAASGNSSSSLPSNTEVLYPARYPEVIAVGSIGRDQSRSVFSYFGENLEFVAPGDGIYSTTQDSLTDKNDDYGYSTGTSMASPFLAATAALYKEAYPELSNKEIRALMRKNAYDLGPAGKDREYGFGLVKAPIKQSPMPNEPYSDIVKGSWYESSVRQLIEMQILFGYKDKMVRPDQAVTRAEAVAMIGRALGLNTPQTATVYKDVPNDHFASGYIREGTNRLWLYGYPDGTFRPGLPMTRGEVATVLKNAYEIQEGKENPFSDVPANKFYTPAVLGLSKSQIITGYKDGTFRPNEFVTRAELAVMIVNLL; encoded by the coding sequence ATGAAAAAATGGATGACAACCGCAACTCTTCTGTTGCTTATAGGGTTAGGATTGGTGCCTACTGCAAAAGGAGAAGAGACCATTCGTATTAACGTAGCTTTTCAAGAGTCTGTTACAGCTTCGTACCTCTCTGAAAAAGGGATTAAGGTTATTCATGAATTTGATAGTATTTCAGTAGCCACTGCAGAAGTAACAGCAGAACAAAAAGTAACATTAGAGAATGATGCATTTATTAAATGGATAGAGGAAGATACAACTGTCCAATTAACTGCGCAACAGAAAGATTGGGGTTACACAGTAGTTCAATCACAACATAACGTAGATAAAGGAAAACGATATACTGGAGCAGGTGTCAAAGTAGGGGTAATTGATACAGGAATAAATAAAAATCATCCAGACTTAAAAATTGCTGGAGGGATTAGCTTTATTGAAGGTGTTAATTCCTATGATGATCCAAATGGGCACGGTACACATGTTGCTGGTATTATTGCAGCACTGGATAATACAATAGGCGTTGTTGGAATAGCACCAGATGTTGAATTGTTTGCTATTCGATCACTAGCGAGTAATGGATATGGTAATCAATCTGATATCGTGGCTGGTGTTGACTGGGCCATCAAACAAGGGTTAGATATAATTAATTTAAGTGTTACAACTTCTCAAGGATCTAGTGCATTAAGAGAAATAATTGAAAAAGCATATGAGCAAGGAATGATAGTTGTTGCAGCATCTGGTAACAGTTCCTCAAGTTTGCCATCTAATACAGAAGTTTTATATCCTGCACGTTATCCAGAAGTAATAGCAGTAGGCTCAATAGGAAGAGATCAAAGTAGATCGGTGTTTTCTTACTTTGGTGAAAATCTTGAATTTGTAGCTCCAGGAGATGGCATTTATAGTACGACTCAAGATTCACTTACAGATAAAAATGATGATTACGGCTATTCTACCGGAACTTCCATGGCTTCTCCTTTCTTGGCAGCAACAGCTGCACTATACAAGGAAGCATATCCTGAATTATCAAACAAGGAAATAAGAGCTTTAATGCGTAAGAATGCGTATGATTTAGGACCTGCAGGAAAGGATCGAGAGTACGGTTTTGGTTTAGTGAAAGCGCCAATCAAACAGTCGCCAATGCCTAATGAACCTTATTCGGATATTGTGAAGGGAAGTTGGTATGAATCTTCCGTTCGTCAATTGATAGAAATGCAAATTCTATTTGGATATAAGGATAAAATGGTTAGACCTGATCAAGCAGTAACTCGAGCGGAAGCTGTTGCGATGATAGGACGAGCTTTAGGGTTAAATACACCACAAACAGCGACTGTTTATAAAGATGTCCCAAATGATCACTTTGCTTCTGGTTATATTCGAGAAGGGACTAATCGTCTTTGGTTATATGGATACCCAGATGGAACATTTAGGCCAGGATTGCCCATGACACGAGGGGAAGTTGCTACCGTTTTAAAGAATGCGTATGAAATTCAAGAGGGGAAGGAAAATCCTTTTTCTGATGTTCCAGCAAATAAATTCTATACTCCTGCAGTCTTAGGGTTATCTAAGTCACAAATAATTACTGGATATAAAGATGGAACTTTCCGACCTAATGAATTTGTAACAAGAGCGGAATTAGCTGTTATGATTGTAAATTTATTATAA
- a CDS encoding GNAT family N-acetyltransferase, whose amino-acid sequence MFSWCLTDWVVDDECEIGIETDENYQGNGWARKTALGTLTIAKQRGIKKVGWQCWSNNIASQRTALSVGFKPLADFPVLFGWNHPLNNLLVNGNHYMRGDRKYEVEKDYPRAA is encoded by the coding sequence ATGTTTAGCTGGTGCCTTACGGATTGGGTAGTTGACGATGAGTGTGAGATAGGTATTGAAACAGATGAAAACTATCAAGGAAATGGATGGGCACGAAAAACAGCATTAGGAACACTAACCATCGCAAAACAAAGGGGCATCAAAAAAGTTGGTTGGCAATGCTGGTCTAACAACATTGCTTCTCAACGAACTGCTCTGTCTGTTGGTTTCAAGCCGCTTGCGGATTTCCCTGTTCTGTTTGGATGGAATCATCCTTTAAACAACCTCCTTGTCAACGGAAACCATTATATGCGTGGTGATCGTAAGTATGAGGTAGAGAAAGATTATCCCCGCGCGGCTTAG
- the xerA gene encoding site-specific tyrosine recombinase/integron integrase: MDYSSIEAFFVDHETRFSQDTVRSYKISLQQFFTYCEKPVDEVKATDIRSWLSSLEEKGLKPRTIHLKLSAIKSFYRYLMEENKLIKNPTSTIHTPKKDDSLPYYLTKRQVAELQEYTLQDIRDRAMLEALYATGVRVSELLNILLEDIKWDTRQIWIRKGKGNKERFVLFTYECAVRLQVYLENREIESNYLFCNQRGNPLSRIFVEKKFQGYSAALGFRVVPHTMRHTFAAHLAEKQMPYTYIQELLGHVNINSTRIYTRLMEHARKKQYDLYQ; this comes from the coding sequence GTGGACTACTCTAGTATAGAAGCTTTTTTTGTTGACCATGAAACTCGTTTTAGTCAAGACACAGTTAGGAGCTACAAGATATCCTTACAACAGTTTTTTACTTATTGCGAGAAACCTGTTGATGAAGTAAAAGCAACTGATATCCGATCTTGGTTATCTTCATTGGAAGAGAAAGGGCTAAAGCCAAGAACTATTCATTTAAAATTATCAGCAATTAAATCCTTCTATCGATACCTTATGGAGGAAAATAAGCTCATTAAAAACCCTACTTCTACGATTCATACTCCAAAGAAAGATGATTCCCTTCCATATTATTTAACCAAACGACAAGTAGCAGAATTACAAGAGTATACTTTACAAGACATACGAGATAGAGCGATGTTAGAAGCTTTATATGCCACTGGAGTACGTGTCAGTGAGTTATTAAATATTTTACTAGAAGATATAAAATGGGACACTAGACAAATTTGGATTCGTAAAGGGAAAGGGAATAAAGAAAGGTTTGTGTTGTTTACATATGAATGTGCTGTTCGACTGCAAGTCTATTTGGAAAACAGAGAAATCGAAAGTAACTATCTGTTTTGCAATCAACGAGGTAACCCTCTCAGTAGAATTTTCGTAGAGAAGAAATTTCAAGGGTACTCAGCTGCTTTAGGTTTTAGAGTAGTCCCACATACGATGAGACATACGTTTGCTGCACATTTAGCAGAAAAACAAATGCCGTATACCTATATTCAAGAATTACTAGGCCATGTCAATATAAACTCAACACGAATCTATACGAGATTAATGGAACATGCGAGAAAGAAGCAGTATGATCTTTATCAATAA